The Clostridium sporogenes genome contains a region encoding:
- the fmt gene encoding methionyl-tRNA formyltransferase, with translation MKDTTIVFMGTPDFAVPSLKKLIEEFKVKAVFTQPDRPKGRGKKLAMSAVKEVALENSIEVYQPIKLKNDEICIKKLKEINPDFIIVVAFGQILSKEVLDIPKYGCINLHASLLPKYRGAAPINWAIIKGEKESGNTTMFMDEGLDTGDMLLKNTVKIEDDMTAGELHDILMESGSELLVATIKGLKEGTIKREKQKAEDIIYASMLNKQMAKIDWNKTSKEINLLIRGLNPWPVAYTQYKNEIMKIYSSSILKESSNKNPGTILNVSKEDIKVVTGDGVLSITTVQFPGKKPMKVEEYIKGHTIEEGLVLGE, from the coding sequence TTGAAAGATACAACTATAGTTTTTATGGGTACGCCAGATTTTGCTGTACCATCTTTAAAAAAATTAATAGAGGAATTTAAAGTAAAGGCAGTATTCACACAACCGGATAGACCAAAAGGAAGAGGGAAAAAATTGGCTATGTCAGCGGTTAAAGAAGTAGCTTTAGAAAATAGTATAGAGGTGTATCAGCCAATAAAATTAAAAAATGATGAAATCTGCATAAAAAAGTTGAAAGAAATAAATCCAGATTTTATAATAGTAGTAGCTTTTGGACAAATACTATCAAAGGAAGTTTTAGATATACCAAAGTATGGATGCATTAATTTACACGCTTCTCTACTTCCTAAATATAGAGGAGCAGCCCCTATAAATTGGGCAATAATAAAGGGAGAAAAGGAATCTGGAAACACTACTATGTTTATGGATGAAGGTTTAGATACAGGTGATATGCTTTTAAAAAATACAGTTAAAATAGAAGACGATATGACCGCAGGTGAGCTTCATGATATATTAATGGAAAGTGGTTCAGAACTTTTAGTAGCTACTATAAAGGGATTAAAAGAAGGAACTATAAAAAGAGAAAAACAAAAAGCTGAGGATATTATATATGCTTCTATGCTAAATAAACAAATGGCTAAAATAGATTGGAATAAAACTTCTAAAGAAATAAATTTGCTTATAAGAGGTTTAAATCCATGGCCAGTTGCATATACTCAATATAAAAATGAAATTATGAAAATTTATAGTAGCAGCATATTGAAGGAGAGTTCAAATAAAAATCCAGGTACTATATTAAATGTATCAAAGGAAGATATTAAAGTAGTTACTGGGGATGGAGTTTTATCTATTACAACTGTACAATTTCCTGGGAAAAAGCCTATGAAAGTAGAAGAATATATAAAGGGACATACTATAGAAGAAG
- the def gene encoding peptide deformylase, producing MAIRNIRKYGDELLRKKSRKVEKIDDRILTLLEDMAETMYSAEGVGLAAPQVGILKRVVVIDVGEGLIKLINPEIIETEGSQKDVEGCLSVPGEQGEVERPYKVKVKALNEKGEEIVLEGEELLARAFCHEIDHLDGVLFVDKVING from the coding sequence ATGGCAATAAGAAATATAAGAAAATATGGGGATGAATTATTAAGAAAGAAAAGTAGGAAAGTAGAAAAGATTGATGATAGAATTTTAACTCTTTTAGAGGATATGGCAGAAACTATGTACAGCGCAGAGGGTGTGGGACTTGCGGCACCTCAAGTAGGAATATTAAAAAGAGTGGTAGTTATAGATGTGGGAGAAGGATTAATAAAACTTATAAACCCAGAAATAATAGAGACAGAAGGAAGCCAGAAAGATGTAGAAGGATGTTTAAGCGTTCCTGGTGAGCAAGGGGAAGTAGAAAGACCATATAAAGTTAAAGTTAAAGCTTTAAATGAAAAAGGAGAAGAAATAGTATTAGAAGGAGAAGAATTATTAGCTAGAGCCTTTTGCCATGAAATAGATCATTTAGATGGAGTCTTATTTGTAGATAAGGTAATAAACGGATAG
- the priA gene encoding primosomal protein N': MFKYAGIIVNNSSIKLDKLFTYSIPEELNKKIKIGHRVKVPFSKGNKKIDGFVLKLYENYKDEDKVSIKAISNICEENPLLDLNRIKLVEQMKEKYLCTYLEAIKVLVPPGITKGNKEKKENFIFIYKDLEGKYLKENYEQIYDFVKLNDGVYNKNILNKKFGFSLSSINTLIKHGFLIQKNQVVNRYNEKMYRNYDEKILNGDQSLALYRILNSNRKLFLIHGVTGSGKTEIYMHLVKKLMEKDKDSIILVPEISLTPQMVERFKGRFGKNIAVFHSKLSDGERFDEWMRVKRGEVKVAIGARSAVFLPFKNLGSIIIDEEHESSYKSDSNPKYNARDIAELRCMNEGCKIILGSATPSLETYYKSKNKIIDLISIKERIEGASMPEVKIVDMREELMSGNKSIFSKELFEDISTRLEKKEQIILFLNRRGFSTFVSCRECGYVFKCKNCDISLTYHNRDSSLRCHYCGASMRIPKQCPKCNSKYVKYFGAGTEKVEKAIKKYFPEVQTLRMDLDTTRTKNSYENIYNTFKKGEADILIGTQMIAKGLDFENVTLVGVLAADMSLNLPDYRSGEKTFQLITQVSGRAGRGKKAGKVLIQSYNPENYSITSAAKSDYEGFYNKEIKIRKDMNYPPFSKILLINLSSKYENKLIKNTHKIGIILKNIVAKYDNLNMLGPCPSPLSKIKEMYRWQIILKGNVTGDIMKEIQKIVYTSLEQVYNDIRVSIDINPNSLL; this comes from the coding sequence GTGTTTAAATATGCAGGTATTATAGTAAATAATTCTTCTATAAAATTGGATAAATTATTTACTTATTCTATTCCAGAGGAATTAAATAAAAAAATAAAAATAGGACATAGAGTAAAAGTTCCCTTTAGTAAAGGCAATAAAAAAATAGATGGTTTCGTTTTAAAACTATATGAAAATTATAAAGATGAAGATAAAGTTTCTATAAAGGCTATAAGCAATATATGTGAAGAGAATCCTTTATTAGATTTAAATAGAATAAAGCTTGTAGAACAAATGAAGGAAAAATATCTTTGTACATATTTAGAAGCCATAAAAGTATTAGTACCACCAGGTATTACAAAGGGAAACAAAGAAAAAAAAGAAAACTTTATATTTATATATAAAGATTTAGAGGGTAAATATTTAAAAGAAAATTATGAACAAATATATGATTTTGTAAAATTAAATGATGGAGTTTATAATAAAAATATATTAAATAAAAAATTTGGATTTTCCTTATCATCTATAAATACATTAATAAAACATGGATTTTTAATTCAAAAGAACCAAGTAGTAAATAGATATAATGAAAAAATGTATAGAAATTATGACGAGAAGATACTAAATGGAGACCAAAGTTTAGCTCTTTATAGAATTTTAAACTCCAATAGAAAATTATTTTTAATACATGGTGTTACAGGTAGTGGAAAAACAGAGATATACATGCACTTAGTAAAGAAATTAATGGAAAAAGATAAGGACTCTATAATTTTAGTACCAGAAATATCATTAACTCCTCAAATGGTGGAAAGATTCAAAGGTAGATTTGGAAAAAATATAGCTGTATTTCATAGTAAACTCTCTGATGGTGAAAGATTTGATGAATGGATGAGAGTAAAAAGGGGAGAAGTTAAAGTAGCTATAGGAGCAAGATCTGCAGTGTTTTTACCTTTTAAAAACTTAGGATCTATCATAATAGATGAAGAACATGAAAGTAGCTATAAATCTGATAGTAATCCTAAATATAACGCTAGAGATATAGCAGAACTTAGATGCATGAATGAAGGCTGTAAGATTATTTTAGGATCAGCTACACCATCTTTAGAAACTTATTATAAAAGTAAAAATAAAATAATAGATTTAATTAGCATAAAAGAAAGAATAGAAGGGGCGTCTATGCCAGAGGTTAAAATAGTTGATATGAGAGAAGAACTTATGTCAGGCAATAAATCTATATTTAGCAAGGAACTATTTGAAGATATAAGCACAAGATTAGAAAAAAAAGAGCAAATAATATTATTTTTAAATAGAAGAGGCTTTTCTACATTTGTATCCTGTAGAGAATGTGGGTATGTTTTTAAATGTAAAAATTGTGATATTTCTTTAACTTATCATAATAGGGATAGTAGCTTAAGGTGTCATTATTGTGGAGCAAGTATGAGAATACCAAAACAATGTCCTAAATGTAATAGTAAATATGTAAAATATTTTGGAGCAGGAACAGAAAAAGTGGAAAAAGCCATAAAAAAATATTTCCCTGAAGTTCAAACTTTAAGAATGGATTTAGATACTACAAGGACTAAGAATTCTTATGAAAATATTTATAATACTTTTAAAAAGGGTGAAGCTGATATATTAATTGGAACTCAAATGATAGCAAAGGGATTAGATTTTGAAAATGTAACTTTAGTTGGAGTTTTAGCAGCAGATATGTCTTTAAATTTACCAGACTATAGATCAGGGGAAAAAACTTTTCAACTTATAACTCAAGTTTCAGGAAGAGCAGGAAGAGGAAAAAAAGCAGGAAAAGTTTTAATTCAAAGTTATAATCCAGAAAATTATAGTATAACTTCTGCGGCTAAAAGTGATTATGAGGGATTTTATAATAAAGAGATAAAAATAAGAAAAGATATGAATTATCCTCCCTTTTCAAAAATATTGCTTATAAATTTAAGTAGTAAATATGAGAATAAATTAATAAAAAATACACATAAAATTGGTATAATATTAAAGAATATTGTAGCTAAATATGATAACTTAAATATGTTAGGACCTTGTCCTAGTCCATTATCTAAAATAAAAGAGATGTATAGATGGCAAATAATATTAAAAGGAAATGTGACGGGGGATATAATGAAAGAAATACAAAAAATAGTTTATACTTCATTGGAACAAGTTTATAATGATATAAGAGTAAGTATAGATATAAATCCTAACAGTTTGTTATAA
- the coaBC gene encoding bifunctional phosphopantothenoylcysteine decarboxylase/phosphopantothenate--cysteine ligase CoaBC, whose protein sequence is MNKKCVVLGVTGGIASYKALDIVSKLKKLNYDVNVIMTKSALQFIHPLPFQSLSGNMVSKDMFEEPKAFEIQHISLAKKADMILVAPATANIIGKVANGIADDMLSTTIMAATCPVVFVPAMNTNMYKNPIVKNNIEKLKGFGYEFINPISGRLACGDVGEGKMADTEDILEIADSMLYPIKDLMGKNVLVTAGPTLAPIDPVRYITNKSSGKMGYSIAKEARDRGAKVTLVSGPTNLRTPLGVEIIKINTNEDMLKAVKDNFKNQHIVIKSAAVADYKPKEYKEHKIKKTGDDLNLALIRDKDILKELGLIKENQILVGFAAESKDLLDNAKSKLEKKNLDFIVANNILSKEAGFASEDNLVTIISRDGHIKNLEKMSKREVAKEIFDTILNKK, encoded by the coding sequence ATGAATAAAAAATGTGTAGTATTAGGTGTAACAGGGGGAATAGCTAGTTATAAAGCTCTAGATATAGTAAGTAAATTAAAAAAGCTAAATTATGATGTAAATGTAATAATGACAAAGTCTGCCCTACAGTTTATACACCCACTACCTTTTCAAAGTTTAAGTGGTAATATGGTTTCGAAGGATATGTTTGAAGAACCAAAGGCCTTTGAAATACAACATATATCCTTAGCTAAAAAGGCAGATATGATATTGGTAGCTCCTGCTACAGCTAATATTATTGGTAAGGTAGCTAATGGTATAGCTGATGATATGTTATCTACTACTATAATGGCAGCTACTTGTCCTGTAGTATTTGTACCAGCTATGAATACAAACATGTATAAAAATCCTATAGTAAAAAATAATATAGAAAAACTAAAAGGTTTTGGTTATGAATTTATTAACCCTATATCAGGAAGATTAGCCTGTGGAGATGTAGGGGAAGGTAAAATGGCTGATACTGAAGATATACTAGAAATAGCAGATAGTATGCTTTATCCTATAAAAGATTTAATGGGAAAAAATGTATTAGTTACTGCAGGTCCTACCCTAGCACCTATAGATCCAGTAAGATATATAACAAATAAATCTTCTGGAAAAATGGGATATTCTATAGCAAAGGAAGCTAGAGATAGGGGCGCAAAGGTTACATTAGTATCTGGTCCTACAAACTTAAGAACACCTTTAGGAGTGGAGATAATAAAAATTAATACAAATGAAGATATGCTTAAGGCTGTTAAAGATAATTTTAAAAATCAGCACATAGTTATAAAATCTGCAGCTGTGGCAGATTATAAGCCTAAAGAATATAAAGAGCATAAAATAAAAAAAACTGGTGATGATTTAAATTTAGCACTAATAAGAGATAAAGATATTTTAAAAGAATTAGGACTAATAAAAGAAAATCAAATATTGGTAGGCTTTGCAGCAGAAAGTAAAGATCTTTTAGATAACGCTAAATCTAAATTGGAGAAGAAAAATCTAGATTTTATAGTAGCAAATAATATATTGTCTAAAGAAGCAGGGTTTGCATCGGAGGATAATTTGGTTACAATAATATCTAGAGATGGACATATTAAAAATTTAGAAAAAATGTCTAAAAGAGAAGTAGCTAAAGAGATATTTGATACTATATTAAATAAAAAATAA
- the rpoZ gene encoding DNA-directed RNA polymerase subunit omega, protein MSNSMINPSIVNLLEKVDDRYSLVTITSKRSRQLIDGAKPLVDIDSTKPVTVAINEIHEGKITYKTVKEGIK, encoded by the coding sequence ATGAGCAATTCTATGATTAATCCATCAATAGTAAATTTATTAGAAAAGGTTGATGACAGATATTCATTAGTAACTATAACATCTAAAAGATCAAGACAATTAATAGATGGAGCAAAACCACTTGTAGATATAGATTCAACTAAACCTGTTACAGTAGCAATAAATGAAATACATGAAGGAAAAATAACTTATAAAACAGTTAAAGAAGGAATAAAATAA
- the gmk gene encoding guanylate kinase encodes MAKKGLLIVISGPSGAGKGTICKELLKKEDLWVSVSATTRSPRKGEENGVHYFFLNKDEFNKRIEKDDFLEYAKVHQNLYGTPKSSVLEKINNGNNVILEIDIQGALKVKETYPEGIFIFILPPSMEELKNRIINRGSETAETLMIRFKAAYKEINYVSKYNYAVVNDTVEDAVNKVRSIILAESCRVDRMKDTILASKEEFIHEQFYD; translated from the coding sequence ATGGCTAAAAAAGGACTTCTTATAGTTATTTCTGGACCATCTGGTGCAGGAAAGGGAACTATATGCAAAGAACTTTTAAAAAAGGAAGACCTATGGGTATCCGTGTCTGCCACCACTAGATCTCCTAGAAAGGGAGAGGAAAATGGAGTACATTATTTTTTCTTAAATAAAGATGAATTTAATAAAAGAATAGAAAAAGATGATTTTTTAGAATATGCTAAAGTTCATCAAAATTTATATGGAACTCCAAAATCTAGTGTTTTAGAAAAGATTAATAATGGTAATAATGTAATATTAGAAATAGATATTCAAGGAGCTTTAAAAGTAAAAGAAACTTATCCAGAAGGAATATTTATATTTATATTGCCTCCTTCTATGGAAGAATTAAAAAATAGAATAATAAATAGAGGTAGTGAAACAGCAGAAACTCTAATGATAAGATTTAAAGCTGCTTACAAAGAAATAAATTATGTATCAAAATATAATTATGCAGTAGTAAATGATACAGTGGAGGACGCAGTTAATAAGGTCAGAAGTATTATATTAGCGGAAAGCTGTAGAGTTGATAGAATGAAGGATACAATATTAGCATCAAAGGAGGAATTTATTCATGAGCAATTCTATGATTAA
- the remA gene encoding extracellular matrix/biofilm regulator RemA: MAIKLINIGFGNIVSANRLVAIVSPESAPIKRIIQEARDRGMLIDATYGRRTRAVIITDSDHVILSAVQPETVAHRLASKAEEEEINEGEE, from the coding sequence ATGGCAATAAAATTAATAAACATAGGATTTGGTAATATAGTTTCAGCCAACAGATTAGTGGCAATAGTAAGCCCAGAATCAGCACCTATAAAAAGAATAATACAAGAAGCAAGAGATAGAGGTATGCTTATAGATGCAACTTATGGAAGAAGAACAAGAGCAGTCATAATAACTGATAGTGATCATGTTATTTTATCAGCAGTTCAGCCGGAAACAGTAGCTCATAGATTAGCTTCTAAAGCAGAAGAAGAAGAGATAAATGAGGGAGAAGAGTAA
- a CDS encoding YicC/YloC family endoribonuclease: protein MVKSMTGFGRGFLEQDKKSFTVEMKSVNHRYCDINIRMPKAFMALEEKMRAAIQEKVHRGKIDVYITVNTYDKDDVELIYNETLSDNYYECLKKISERYDVKNDISVSLIGRFPEVITVKQKEEDLEEVWKSLSTPLKEAVDALVSMREREGSKLYKDINIKCVEIKKMLDRIEEKAPKVVNEYNKKIHERVSELLSQSEIDENRIAMEVALFVDKSSVDEEIVRLNSHINQVSETLNLKEPVGRKLDFIVQEMNREANTIASKSTDLEIVNLVLNIKNYIEKIREQIQNIE from the coding sequence ATGGTTAAAAGTATGACGGGTTTTGGTAGAGGTTTCTTAGAACAGGATAAAAAAAGTTTTACTGTAGAAATGAAAAGTGTAAACCATAGATATTGTGATATAAACATAAGAATGCCTAAAGCATTTATGGCTTTAGAGGAAAAAATGAGAGCTGCAATACAAGAAAAAGTACATAGAGGTAAAATTGATGTTTATATAACAGTAAATACATATGATAAAGATGATGTAGAACTTATATACAATGAAACCTTATCAGACAATTATTATGAATGTTTAAAAAAGATAAGTGAAAGATATGATGTTAAAAACGACATATCTGTATCTTTAATAGGAAGATTCCCAGAAGTAATAACTGTAAAACAAAAAGAAGAGGACTTAGAAGAAGTTTGGAAAAGTTTAAGTACTCCGCTAAAGGAAGCGGTAGATGCTTTAGTATCTATGAGAGAAAGGGAGGGTAGTAAATTATATAAAGATATAAATATAAAATGTGTTGAAATAAAAAAAATGCTTGATAGAATAGAGGAAAAAGCACCAAAAGTAGTGAATGAATATAATAAAAAAATTCATGAAAGAGTAAGTGAGCTTTTATCCCAATCAGAAATTGATGAAAATAGAATAGCTATGGAAGTGGCATTATTTGTTGATAAGTCTTCTGTAGATGAAGAAATAGTTAGATTAAACAGTCACATAAATCAAGTATCAGAAACCCTTAATTTAAAAGAACCTGTAGGAAGAAAATTAGATTTTATAGTCCAAGAGATGAATAGAGAAGCAAATACTATAGCTTCTAAATCTACAGACCTTGAAATAGTTAATTTAGTATTAAATATAAAAAATTATATAGAAAAAATTAGAGAACAAATTCAAAATATAGAATAA
- a CDS encoding asparaginase: MKKVAVVFNGGTISMKVDPRIKAAVPSLSGEEIMAMVTGIEEYAEIENYEFSNYPSPYITPEQMMDLSKYIKNILEREDICGVVVTHGTDSLEETAYLLDLTIKTHKPVIVTGAMRSSSELGYDGPANLAASICTAISKEAIGKGVLVCLNDELNCASEVTKSNSTALNTFKSPIFGPIGIVDNNQVIFYRERLKKQHIEINKIESNVALIKCVSGIDSSFIDFCLDRDYKGLVIEAMGRGNVPPNMVPGIKRAIDKNIPVVLVSRCYEGRVLDTYGYEGGGKQLRKMGVIFGDSLPGQKARIKLALALTKSNYDVERIRQIFEDGLYKYTTK; this comes from the coding sequence ATGAAAAAAGTAGCAGTTGTTTTTAACGGAGGTACTATTTCCATGAAGGTAGACCCTAGAATAAAGGCTGCAGTACCAAGTTTATCTGGGGAAGAAATTATGGCGATGGTAACAGGCATAGAGGAATATGCTGAAATAGAGAACTATGAATTTTCTAATTATCCAAGTCCTTATATAACTCCTGAGCAAATGATGGATTTATCAAAGTATATAAAGAACATATTAGAAAGGGAAGATATTTGTGGAGTTGTAGTTACTCATGGTACAGATTCTTTAGAAGAAACAGCCTATCTTTTAGACTTAACTATAAAAACTCATAAGCCTGTAATCGTTACAGGAGCTATGAGAAGCAGTTCTGAATTAGGTTATGATGGGCCTGCTAATTTAGCAGCTTCAATTTGTACAGCCATATCTAAAGAGGCCATAGGTAAAGGTGTTTTAGTTTGCTTAAATGATGAATTAAATTGTGCTAGCGAGGTTACAAAGTCTAATTCTACTGCATTAAATACTTTTAAGAGTCCTATATTTGGACCTATAGGCATAGTAGATAATAATCAAGTAATATTTTATAGAGAAAGATTAAAAAAGCAACACATAGAAATAAATAAAATAGAAAGCAATGTAGCACTTATAAAGTGTGTATCAGGTATAGATTCAAGTTTTATAGATTTTTGTTTAGATAGAGATTATAAAGGTTTGGTAATAGAGGCCATGGGTAGAGGTAATGTGCCTCCTAATATGGTTCCTGGTATAAAAAGAGCCATAGATAAAAACATACCAGTAGTGTTAGTTTCAAGATGTTACGAAGGTAGAGTATTAGATACCTATGGTTACGAAGGAGGAGGAAAACAATTAAGAAAAATGGGAGTAATATTTGGAGACAGTCTTCCAGGACAAAAGGCAAGGATAAAGTTGGCTTTAGCTTTAACAAAATCAAATTATGATGTAGAAAGAATAAGGCAAATATTCGAAGATGGCCTTTATAAATATACTACTAAATAA
- the spoIVA gene encoding stage IV sporulation protein A, whose product MDNFNIYKDIAERTQGDIYVGVVGPVRTGKSTFIKKFMEKMVIPKIENAYKKQRAKDELPQSSSGKAIHTTEPKFVPNEAVEVSLENDTKFKVRMVDCVGYIVNGALGYMEEEDKPKMVTTPWYDYEIPFEEAAEIGTKKVINEHSTIGLLITTDGSITDIDRESYVEVEERVVEELKSINKPFIIVLNSSHPYEPETIELRKSLEEKYDVPVQTMDILNMKEEDMTNVFQRVLKEFPIKEVNIDMPAWIEELKPEHWLKADFINVVKNMAKEIYKVRDIKKSMENLYEFEFLDNSTLNEMNMGEGTARIALKPKEDLFYKIIGEVCNREIENENDLLKIVETMNKAKIEYDRIAEALEDVKDTGYGLVAPQLTEMKLEEPEIVKQGNRYGVKLKASAPSLHFIRADIETEVSPIMGTEKESEEMLKSLLEEFETDPSKIWQSNMFGKSLEVLVKEGLQNKLYRMPEDVQVKIQKTLQKIINEGNGGLICIIL is encoded by the coding sequence TTGGATAATTTTAATATATACAAAGATATCGCAGAAAGAACCCAAGGAGATATTTATGTAGGAGTAGTTGGACCTGTTAGAACAGGAAAATCTACTTTCATAAAAAAATTTATGGAAAAAATGGTTATACCAAAGATAGAAAATGCTTATAAAAAACAAAGGGCTAAAGATGAACTTCCTCAAAGTTCTTCAGGTAAAGCTATCCATACTACAGAACCAAAATTTGTACCTAATGAAGCTGTAGAAGTAAGTTTAGAAAATGATACTAAATTTAAAGTTAGAATGGTGGACTGTGTAGGTTATATTGTGAATGGAGCTCTAGGCTATATGGAGGAAGAGGATAAGCCTAAAATGGTTACAACACCATGGTATGATTATGAAATACCTTTTGAAGAGGCAGCAGAAATTGGAACTAAGAAGGTTATAAACGAACATTCTACCATAGGACTTTTAATTACCACAGATGGATCTATAACAGATATAGATAGAGAAAGCTATGTAGAAGTAGAAGAAAGGGTTGTAGAAGAGTTAAAATCTATAAACAAGCCTTTTATAATAGTTTTAAACTCATCACATCCATATGAACCGGAAACTATAGAGCTAAGAAAGAGTCTTGAAGAAAAGTATGATGTACCAGTACAAACTATGGATATTTTAAATATGAAAGAAGAAGATATGACTAATGTTTTCCAAAGAGTACTTAAAGAGTTCCCTATAAAAGAAGTAAATATAGATATGCCAGCTTGGATAGAAGAGTTAAAGCCGGAACATTGGTTAAAAGCTGATTTTATAAATGTAGTAAAAAATATGGCAAAGGAAATATATAAAGTACGTGACATAAAAAAATCTATGGAAAATCTATATGAATTTGAATTTTTAGATAATTCTACATTAAATGAGATGAATATGGGAGAAGGAACAGCTCGAATAGCTTTAAAGCCGAAAGAAGATCTGTTCTATAAAATAATAGGAGAAGTTTGTAATAGGGAAATAGAAAACGAAAATGATTTATTAAAAATAGTTGAAACTATGAATAAAGCAAAAATAGAATATGATAGAATAGCAGAGGCTCTGGAGGATGTAAAAGATACGGGGTATGGTTTGGTGGCACCACAACTTACAGAAATGAAATTAGAAGAGCCTGAAATAGTAAAACAAGGCAATAGATATGGAGTAAAATTAAAGGCTAGTGCACCTTCATTACATTTTATAAGGGCCGATATTGAAACAGAAGTATCCCCAATAATGGGAACAGAAAAGGAAAGCGAAGAAATGCTAAAATCTCTGTTAGAAGAATTTGAAACAGATCCATCAAAGATATGGCAAAGTAATATGTTTGGTAAATCTTTAGAAGTATTGGTTAAAGAGGGACTACAAAATAAATTATACAGAATGCCAGAGGATGTACAGGTTAAGATACAAAAAACTCTTCAAAAGATAATAAATGAGGGTAATGGAGGACTTATCTGTATCATATTATAA
- a CDS encoding NAD(P)H-dependent glycerol-3-phosphate dehydrogenase, which yields MDSTVCFLGAGSFGTALAVMLGKKGLKVNIWHRKNNIIEDINIKKENIKYLPKVVIPAGIKAYNEIEKSIEKCEFIVLAVPSHVIRQVCKKIQPFIKENQTIVSIAKGIEEDTGKRLSEVIEEELPNNPIVVLSGPSHAEEVAQDIPTTVVVSSKHMDIAKKVQDLFMTNKFRVYTNDDLIGVEIGGAVKNIIALAAGVSDGIGYGDNTKAALMTRGMSEIIRIGTKLGGKQETFSGLTGMGDLIVTCTSMHSRNRRAGILIGKGYSTEEAIEEVGMVVEGIKACRAFYTLKEKLDVEMPITDTLYKVLFENKEPNYGVYELMTRDKKMEMV from the coding sequence ATGGATTCAACAGTTTGTTTTTTAGGGGCAGGTAGTTTTGGAACAGCTTTAGCTGTGATGTTAGGTAAAAAAGGATTGAAAGTTAACATATGGCATAGAAAAAATAACATAATAGAGGATATAAATATCAAAAAAGAAAATATAAAATATTTACCTAAAGTAGTAATACCTGCGGGGATAAAAGCTTATAATGAAATAGAAAAAAGTATAGAGAAATGTGAATTTATAGTATTAGCAGTACCTTCTCATGTGATAAGACAGGTATGCAAAAAAATACAGCCTTTCATAAAAGAAAATCAAACAATAGTAAGTATAGCTAAAGGTATAGAAGAGGATACAGGGAAAAGATTATCTGAGGTTATAGAAGAAGAATTGCCTAATAATCCTATAGTAGTGTTGTCAGGGCCTAGTCATGCAGAAGAAGTGGCTCAAGATATACCTACTACGGTAGTTGTGTCTTCAAAGCATATGGATATAGCTAAAAAAGTTCAAGATCTTTTCATGACTAATAAATTTAGAGTGTATACCAATGATGATTTAATAGGGGTCGAAATAGGAGGAGCCGTTAAAAATATTATAGCTTTAGCCGCAGGTGTATCTGATGGTATAGGTTATGGGGATAACACAAAGGCAGCTTTAATGACAAGAGGTATGAGTGAAATAATAAGAATAGGTACAAAGCTTGGAGGTAAACAGGAAACATTTTCAGGTCTCACTGGTATGGGAGATTTAATAGTTACTTGCACAAGTATGCATAGTAGAAATAGAAGGGCTGGTATATTAATTGGTAAAGGTTATAGCACAGAAGAAGCAATAGAAGAGGTAGGTATGGTAGTAGAAGGGATAAAAGCTTGTAGAGCCTTTTATACATTAAAAGAAAAGCTAGATGTAGAAATGCCTATAACAGATACATTATATAAAGTTTTATTTGAAAATAAAGAACCCAATTATGGAGTTTATGAACTTATGACTAGAGATAAAAAAATGGAAATGGTTTAA